The proteins below are encoded in one region of Asticcacaulis excentricus CB 48:
- a CDS encoding S41 family peptidase, which produces MRKALGLLCLFLVPVIAEAQERPTRDAAGYFADVTGVWRSRDYGLLVEIRRDGISLYHEAGGLCLPDARDAEAQAEGFAVWSPIKAPMAAAVFAEAPGGTPYLFEGASGVPAACHQELTPAQRFDFAVATLRQHYAGFAARHIDPEALVAEVRRAYPVIDTDDALWGALSRIFIRLNDPHSELHGVVGGVESDLATGEALTLTDVGDGAAQKMWLAAYREGILSGLLRGKGQHVGNNRIFWGVRDGVGYLNIVTMGAFDVKADPSDTQALEAILDEALTAFQGARAVVVDVSNNRGGYDSVSRTIAARFYDQPRLAYQKRPWRDGRTTTTTSVVIQPSPRVRFTGPVYVVTSDITVSAGEIFALAMRALPQAQLVGRTTRGALSDQIEKPLGKGWGFSLSGELYTTPQGEMPEGRGIAPDTPWPVFEGRGHAANLAAFIDGLKP; this is translated from the coding sequence ATGCGCAAAGCTTTGGGTCTGCTCTGTCTGTTCTTGGTGCCGGTCATCGCTGAGGCGCAAGAGCGTCCGACGCGCGACGCCGCGGGGTATTTCGCCGATGTGACCGGCGTGTGGCGATCGCGCGACTATGGCCTGTTGGTCGAGATTCGCCGCGATGGGATCAGCCTCTATCATGAGGCCGGCGGGCTGTGCCTGCCCGATGCTCGCGACGCCGAGGCACAGGCCGAAGGGTTCGCCGTGTGGTCGCCCATCAAAGCTCCCATGGCCGCGGCTGTGTTTGCTGAGGCACCTGGCGGGACCCCCTACCTGTTCGAGGGGGCATCCGGCGTACCCGCGGCGTGTCATCAAGAGCTGACGCCCGCCCAACGGTTTGATTTTGCGGTTGCAACTCTGCGTCAGCACTATGCGGGTTTCGCGGCGCGGCACATCGACCCTGAGGCCCTGGTGGCCGAAGTTCGGCGGGCCTATCCGGTCATCGACACAGATGACGCCCTATGGGGAGCGCTCAGCCGCATCTTCATAAGGCTCAACGACCCCCACAGCGAACTGCACGGCGTGGTCGGCGGTGTAGAAAGCGATCTGGCTACGGGTGAGGCCCTAACCCTGACGGATGTGGGTGACGGGGCTGCGCAAAAGATGTGGCTGGCCGCCTATCGCGAAGGGATACTGTCCGGTCTGTTGCGCGGGAAGGGGCAGCATGTAGGAAATAACCGCATCTTCTGGGGTGTGCGCGATGGCGTCGGCTATCTGAACATAGTCACCATGGGGGCGTTTGATGTTAAGGCCGATCCGTCTGATACTCAGGCGCTTGAGGCTATTCTGGACGAAGCTCTGACGGCTTTTCAGGGGGCGCGAGCTGTCGTTGTCGATGTGTCCAATAATCGCGGTGGCTACGATTCCGTCAGCCGGACCATTGCTGCACGCTTTTACGATCAGCCGCGTCTTGCCTATCAGAAACGCCCCTGGCGGGATGGGCGGACAACGACTACCACTTCGGTGGTGATCCAGCCGTCGCCACGGGTGCGCTTTACTGGCCCGGTCTATGTGGTGACGAGCGACATCACGGTCAGTGCCGGGGAAATCTTCGCCCTGGCCATGCGGGCACTGCCTCAGGCACAGCTTGTAGGGCGCACCACGCGCGGCGCCCTGTCAGACCAGATCGAAAAGCCGCTAGGCAAAGGGTGGGGGTTTTCCCTTTCGGGCGAACTTTATACCACCCCGCAGGGCGAGATGCCCGAAGGCCGTGGGATCGCGCCGGACACGCCGTGGCCTGTTTTTGAAGGCCGTGGACACGCCGCTAACCTTGCAGCCTTTATCGACGGCTTGAAACCTTAA
- a CDS encoding sensor histidine kinase, with amino-acid sequence MIALPNLARFSLKATMFRQTPFRLTLMFITVYSFVAVLIFAYIYIASSAETKAVSDAQVKSRVDYLEEVYREKGEEAVVETLSQEDITEWFFVKIVYREDGEILAENRRATTEVSPQVFDHIREKARYVGGDERAFQINYRLTDPAGKRKSYAYRGQVVTLEPGLSLYVGMDTSWSEKGFDMGFKALWGGGVLVIVLGLFAGMIINNEVSRSVQGLMQVFDLVKEGDLKARAKLRNSGDEFDALAERVNETLDRMEKTMGNLKYAGDAIAHDLRTPLSRLRSKLEVSLYDVEKDPSQAPEVIERALAETDQLLRTFQTVFSISRLQAAGQAPDQKLFDASALTDDMRELFEILAEDKGLEFTAEIEPGVKAYGNRDFLAQAMANLLDNAIKYTQTGGITLRLRHNSRREIEFSVTDTGQGVPEADRARITQRFVRLENSRSLPGVGLGLSMVEAVAVAHKGRLSIDEGPGIYGDQGPGLRTALILPPVG; translated from the coding sequence GTGATCGCTCTTCCCAACCTCGCGCGCTTTTCGCTGAAAGCCACCATGTTCAGGCAGACGCCGTTCCGTCTGACCCTGATGTTCATCACCGTCTATTCCTTTGTGGCGGTGCTGATCTTTGCCTATATTTACATTGCCTCGTCGGCCGAGACCAAGGCCGTGTCCGACGCGCAGGTGAAATCGCGCGTCGACTATCTGGAGGAGGTATATCGCGAAAAGGGCGAAGAGGCCGTTGTTGAAACGCTGAGCCAAGAAGACATAACTGAGTGGTTTTTCGTTAAGATCGTCTATCGCGAAGATGGCGAGATCCTTGCCGAAAACCGCCGCGCTACGACCGAAGTGTCACCGCAGGTCTTTGACCATATCCGCGAAAAAGCCCGATATGTCGGCGGCGATGAGCGCGCTTTTCAGATCAATTATCGCCTGACTGATCCGGCAGGCAAGCGCAAGTCCTACGCCTATCGTGGGCAGGTGGTGACGCTGGAGCCGGGCCTATCCCTCTATGTCGGCATGGACACTTCTTGGTCGGAAAAGGGCTTCGACATGGGTTTTAAGGCCCTGTGGGGGGGCGGCGTGCTGGTCATCGTTCTGGGGCTGTTTGCCGGCATGATCATTAATAACGAAGTGTCGCGCTCGGTGCAGGGGCTGATGCAGGTCTTTGATCTGGTCAAGGAGGGCGACCTTAAGGCGCGGGCCAAGCTGCGCAATTCGGGGGATGAATTTGACGCTCTGGCCGAACGCGTCAATGAGACGCTGGACCGCATGGAAAAGACCATGGGCAATCTCAAATACGCCGGCGACGCCATTGCCCATGATCTGAGAACGCCTTTGTCGCGCCTGCGCTCTAAGCTCGAAGTGTCGCTTTACGATGTGGAGAAAGACCCGTCGCAAGCCCCGGAGGTGATTGAGCGCGCGCTGGCCGAAACCGATCAATTGCTGCGCACCTTCCAGACGGTGTTTTCCATCTCGCGGCTTCAGGCGGCGGGGCAGGCCCCTGACCAGAAGCTGTTTGACGCTTCGGCGCTGACCGACGACATGCGGGAGCTGTTTGAAATTCTGGCCGAGGACAAAGGGCTGGAATTCACCGCCGAGATCGAGCCCGGTGTGAAAGCCTATGGCAATCGCGACTTTCTGGCCCAGGCCATGGCCAACCTACTCGATAACGCCATCAAATACACCCAGACCGGCGGTATTACCCTGCGGCTGCGGCACAATTCACGGCGTGAGATCGAGTTTTCCGTCACCGATACAGGGCAGGGCGTCCCCGAGGCCGACCGCGCGCGCATCACCCAACGCTTTGTGCGTCTGGAGAATTCTCGCTCCCTGCCGGGTGTGGGGTTAGGTCTATCTATGGTCGAGGCCGTGGCCGTGGCGCATAAGGGCCGCCTGAGTATCGACGAAGGCCCAGGCATCTATGGCGATCAGGGGCCGGGCCTGCGCACGGCCCTGATCCTGCCGCCCGTGGGGTAG